A single genomic interval of Legionella israelensis harbors:
- a CDS encoding peptidoglycan D,D-transpeptidase FtsI family protein: MKKNHHFARLVIILLFFSILLLVLIWRMIDLMVLDRKFLQGQGNARSIRTLDIPAYRGMITDRNGAPLAVSTSVKSVWINPQEFSPDSHQLKQLKHLLNINPQVLMDKVKQLSSREFIYLTRQIPPTLTKKISNLNIAGVNFQHEFKRYYPEGESVAHVIGFTNVDDQGLEGIELAYQDWLMGIMGKKRVLKDRIGRIIEELDVIKEPRPGHDLPLSIDRRLQYLAYNELTKTVNEFAAKSGSVIVLDSQSGEILAMVNVPSYNPNSRSRYDQDQYRNRAATDTFEPGSVIKPFSIASALESGLFTPDTIIDTNPSWIMVHGHPVRDGRNYGVLDVTGILQHSSNVGVTKLVLASPPENLLNLFSACGFGQRTETAFPGESSGSMVRARDANPFVHATLAFGYGISVTALQLAKAYLIFANEGKLMPVSLLHNVNSSPAIQVIKKKTAQQVLTMMEAVVSKYGTGRNARIAGYRVAGKTGTSRIAGKNGYEANRHIASFAGIAPVSNPRFVVVVVIHEPTHRNYYGSSVAAPLFAKVMKAALHLYDIQPDEQ; this comes from the coding sequence ATGAAAAAAAATCATCATTTTGCCCGACTTGTTATTATTTTGCTGTTTTTTAGCATACTGTTGTTGGTATTGATATGGCGAATGATTGACTTAATGGTATTGGATCGAAAATTTTTACAAGGTCAGGGAAATGCCCGAAGCATAAGAACACTTGATATTCCTGCATACCGAGGAATGATTACCGATCGCAATGGAGCGCCTCTTGCAGTAAGCACATCCGTTAAATCCGTATGGATTAATCCCCAGGAATTTTCACCTGATTCTCATCAACTCAAACAATTAAAGCATTTACTGAACATTAACCCACAAGTACTTATGGACAAGGTTAAGCAACTGAGTTCAAGAGAATTTATTTATCTGACGCGACAAATTCCGCCCACATTAACTAAAAAAATTTCAAATTTAAATATTGCCGGTGTAAATTTTCAACATGAATTTAAGCGGTATTACCCGGAAGGAGAAAGTGTTGCGCATGTGATTGGTTTTACCAATGTTGATGATCAGGGGCTGGAAGGTATAGAGCTGGCCTATCAAGATTGGCTTATGGGAATTATGGGGAAAAAAAGGGTATTGAAAGATCGTATAGGACGAATTATTGAAGAGCTTGATGTGATTAAAGAACCTCGTCCAGGGCATGATTTACCATTGAGTATAGATAGAAGGCTCCAATACCTTGCTTACAATGAGTTGACAAAAACAGTAAATGAGTTTGCGGCTAAATCTGGATCAGTTATAGTATTGGACAGCCAGAGCGGGGAAATATTGGCTATGGTGAATGTTCCTTCGTATAATCCAAATTCCAGATCTCGTTATGACCAGGACCAGTATCGAAATCGTGCGGCTACAGATACATTTGAGCCAGGTTCTGTGATTAAACCCTTCAGTATAGCCAGCGCCCTTGAATCAGGTTTATTCACACCCGACACCATTATTGATACCAATCCAAGTTGGATCATGGTTCATGGACACCCTGTAAGAGATGGTCGAAATTACGGTGTACTGGATGTTACTGGCATTTTACAGCATTCAAGTAATGTTGGTGTAACAAAACTGGTGCTTGCGAGTCCGCCTGAAAATCTTTTAAATTTGTTCTCTGCTTGCGGTTTTGGACAACGCACGGAAACAGCTTTCCCAGGTGAAAGCAGTGGCTCGATGGTACGTGCAAGAGATGCGAATCCATTTGTTCATGCCACGCTTGCATTTGGCTATGGAATTTCAGTAACTGCTTTGCAATTGGCAAAAGCCTATTTAATTTTTGCTAACGAAGGTAAACTGATGCCTGTAAGTCTGCTGCATAATGTCAATTCTTCTCCAGCTATACAAGTCATTAAGAAAAAAACAGCGCAACAGGTTTTAACCATGATGGAAGCAGTCGTCAGTAAATATGGTACGGGGCGTAATGCACGTATAGCGGGTTATCGAGTGGCAGGCAAAACAGGGACATCACGCATTGCGGGTAAAAATGGCTATGAAGCGAACCGTCATATTGCAAGCTTTGCCGGCATTGCCCCTGTTTCTAATCCTCGCTTTGTGGTTGTAGTGGTTATACACGAGCCTACACATCGAAATTATTATGGATCGTCCGTAGCTGCACCCTTATTTGCCAAAGTGATGAAAGCAGCTTTACATTTATATGATATTCAACCTGATGAACAATAA
- the ftsL gene encoding cell division protein FtsL translates to MNAAAKVINQSNLFNGQFTDLRLSKSLFFVIVLSFAVLLSAMAVIYTTNAYRIKFNQVEQAEQQKHRLQMQWGQLLLEQASLATSSRVEQLAHNKLGMILPPPDKKFILQIQ, encoded by the coding sequence ATGAACGCAGCAGCAAAGGTGATTAATCAAAGTAACTTATTCAATGGCCAATTTACAGATTTACGCCTATCAAAGTCACTTTTTTTCGTGATTGTGTTATCATTTGCTGTTTTGTTAAGCGCCATGGCAGTTATTTATACTACCAATGCTTATCGAATAAAATTTAATCAGGTTGAGCAGGCGGAACAGCAGAAGCATCGCTTACAAATGCAATGGGGACAATTATTGCTCGAGCAGGCAAGCCTTGCAACTTCTTCTCGCGTAGAGCAACTTGCTCATAATAAACTGGGGATGATTCTGCCACCCCCTGATAAAAAGTTTATTTTACAAATACAATGA